From the genome of Trichocoleus sp. FACHB-46, one region includes:
- the arr gene encoding NAD(+)--rifampin ADP-ribosyltransferase: MSNPATPSTPTDTRSRRFYHGTRADLKPGDLIQPGYASNYTERRSPWVYFSETLDAATWGAELARGQGPGRIYLVEPTGSFMDDPNLTDKKYPGNPTKSYRAQEPLRVVSEYLNWQGHSPEVIQAMKDRIAGLEPIDD, translated from the coding sequence ATGAGCAATCCCGCCACCCCATCGACACCCACCGATACCCGCTCACGGCGGTTTTACCATGGTACCCGGGCGGACCTCAAGCCTGGCGACCTGATTCAACCTGGTTATGCCTCCAACTACACCGAGCGGCGATCGCCCTGGGTCTACTTCAGCGAGACTCTGGACGCGGCCACTTGGGGAGCGGAGCTGGCGAGGGGCCAAGGTCCAGGCCGCATCTACTTAGTGGAACCGACCGGCTCGTTTATGGATGACCCCAACCTGACGGACAAGAAGTATCCGGGGAATCCCACAAAGTCCTATCGTGCGCAGGAGCCGCTGCGGGTGGTGAGCGAATACCTGAACTGGCAGGGACACTCCCCGGAGGTCATCCAAGCGATGAAGGACCGCATCGCGGGTTTGGAGCCCATCGATGACTGA
- a CDS encoding LysE family translocator, whose protein sequence is MNEFFLSALSFGLAAGLKPGPLGVIVIQQALSRGLLAGVRASLAPLITDGPITIAALWFLSKFKSIKLFAAALSLVGGAYLLWLSARMFRVNDISLTGKLESQSSLATAVKVNLLNPGPYLFWFTVGGNYIIRGSNAESVVFVVTAIGTLIASKVAIAVLAVRFFPSLESRGYRLTMKLLASTLVWFGLVSIGRAAELGLHYARDF, encoded by the coding sequence ATGAACGAATTCTTCCTTTCCGCACTCTCATTCGGATTGGCTGCGGGTCTTAAGCCGGGGCCACTCGGTGTCATCGTAATTCAACAAGCTTTATCGAGAGGGCTTCTCGCCGGAGTGCGAGCAAGCCTTGCACCCTTGATTACCGATGGCCCAATCACCATCGCGGCACTTTGGTTTCTCTCGAAATTCAAGAGTATCAAACTATTTGCTGCGGCTCTCAGTTTGGTTGGAGGAGCCTATCTGCTTTGGCTATCCGCAAGGATGTTTCGCGTTAACGACATTTCGTTAACCGGAAAGCTTGAATCACAAAGCTCCCTCGCTACAGCCGTGAAGGTAAACCTTCTCAACCCAGGTCCCTATCTCTTTTGGTTTACGGTTGGCGGGAACTACATCATTCGCGGCTCTAACGCCGAGAGCGTTGTCTTCGTAGTAACAGCGATTGGAACCCTGATCGCTTCCAAGGTTGCTATTGCCGTTCTTGCCGTCCGCTTCTTCCCGTCCTTGGAGAGCCGTGGCTACCGCCTAACGATGAAGTTACTTGCTAGCACATTGGTCTGGTTT
- a CDS encoding DUF4177 domain-containing protein — translation MGEWEYKTVKFFAQGTFEAGKINEIELEDALNEAGARGWELVSILPGTRANGELWDFVAVLKREVIS, via the coding sequence ATGGGTGAGTGGGAATATAAAACGGTTAAGTTCTTTGCTCAAGGAACATTCGAGGCAGGGAAGATTAACGAAATAGAACTTGAGGATGCATTGAATGAAGCTGGAGCTAGAGGCTGGGAGTTAGTGTCAATTCTTCCTGGCACACGTGCTAACGGGGAACTGTGGGATTTTGTAGCAGTACTCAAGCGGGAGGTTATTTCGTAA